One stretch of Aquimarina sp. Aq107 DNA includes these proteins:
- a CDS encoding fasciclin domain-containing protein — MKIKSLFNVFSLILIITFVSCEGLVVKKESKSLDDDKLIAQADIPTVETNTSTIKELISYDIAFEELNKIVQSSEYATKFNGTKSYTVFAPLNGAFKKLPEGIIEKLIEEKNEEKLSAIMNCHIISGTINEQDIIKAINDGGGSVKLRTLGGTRLIASRKRGKIYLIDKNGNAGRLMKTDIEASNGMIHTLETVMLPKK; from the coding sequence ATGAAGATTAAAAGTCTATTTAACGTTTTTTCACTTATCTTAATTATCACATTTGTATCCTGTGAAGGACTTGTAGTTAAGAAAGAATCTAAATCCTTAGATGATGATAAGTTAATTGCGCAGGCAGATATTCCTACTGTAGAAACGAATACTTCAACAATTAAGGAATTAATATCTTATGATATTGCATTTGAAGAATTGAATAAAATAGTACAGTCTTCTGAATATGCCACGAAATTTAACGGAACTAAATCATATACTGTTTTTGCTCCATTAAATGGTGCTTTTAAAAAATTGCCTGAAGGAATAATAGAAAAACTTATCGAAGAAAAAAATGAAGAAAAGCTTTCTGCGATTATGAATTGTCACATCATTTCTGGAACAATAAATGAACAAGATATCATTAAAGCTATTAATGATGGTGGTGGAAGCGTAAAATTAAGAACTCTTGGAGGGACTAGGTTGATAGCGAGTAGAAAAAGAGGGAAGATTTATTTAATAGATAAAAATGGTAATGCTGGTAGGTTAATGAAAACTGATATAGAGGCTTCTAACGGTATGATTCATACATTAGAAACCGTAATGTTACCAAAAAAATAG
- a CDS encoding phytanoyl-CoA dioxygenase family protein, whose protein sequence is MHKTKLRKQGFTTIPDIYSNQEINQLIKVLDTLQSYNTNFRKTKDLFAIRKFLKEVPEIKNSVLNNNLKQLIEDYFGKNYFLVKSIYFDKPPSSNWFVSYHQDLSVSVNKKTIVDGYTNWTVKKEQYGVQPPLEILENIYTIRIHLDDTNKSNGALKVIPKSHTKGIYRPETIDWKIEKAIICDVPRGGVMLMQPLLLHSSNRTTNNQRRRVIHLEFSNKQLAKDIEWAEKAKIDI, encoded by the coding sequence ATGCACAAAACGAAACTACGAAAACAAGGTTTTACAACCATTCCAGATATATATTCAAATCAGGAAATCAATCAGCTAATCAAAGTACTAGATACTTTACAATCTTACAATACAAATTTTAGAAAAACGAAAGACCTATTTGCAATTCGGAAATTCCTAAAAGAAGTTCCAGAAATTAAAAACAGTGTACTTAACAATAATCTTAAACAATTAATTGAAGACTATTTTGGCAAGAATTATTTCCTTGTAAAATCTATATATTTCGATAAACCACCTTCTTCTAATTGGTTTGTCTCATATCATCAAGATCTATCAGTTTCTGTAAATAAGAAAACTATAGTTGATGGATACACCAATTGGACAGTAAAGAAAGAACAATATGGAGTACAGCCACCTTTAGAGATATTGGAAAACATATATACAATCCGAATACACTTAGATGATACGAACAAAAGCAACGGTGCATTAAAAGTGATTCCTAAATCTCACACTAAAGGAATTTATAGGCCAGAAACAATTGACTGGAAAATTGAAAAAGCAATAATCTGTGATGTTCCAAGAGGAGGAGTTATGCTTATGCAACCGCTATTGTTACATAGTTCTAATCGTACAACAAACAATCAAAGAAGAAGAGTTATTCATTTAGAATTTAGCAATAAACAGTTAGCAAAAGATATAGAATGGGCAGAAAAAGCTAAAATTGACATATAA
- a CDS encoding transglutaminase domain-containing protein, which produces MKTSLYLFLFIFLGNYLNAQISDFKHIDFTRADNIAKLNKGASLENLPLLAHELTSSLPTDVEKFRAIYMWICQNIKGDNAQFTKVNKKRKKLKQDSISFMRWNHEYKKTAFKKLLKRKKTMCTGYAYLIKELCHLSNITAEIVDGYGRSVESNIKTLEMANHSWNAVLLNNKWYLCDATWSSGYLNEYNAFVRAYNDGYFLTDPLLFGKNHFPIKQKWLLNENITAVSFVNAPLVYGETFENKITPIYPQNMDLSITKDQEITFSFKSNKIVLDKNIELIYYVGIEERTLEIHNKEKNDDIQSFKHTFKNKGVYDTHLKINGDIVATYTINVTKS; this is translated from the coding sequence ATGAAAACTAGTCTCTATCTTTTTTTATTCATTTTTTTGGGTAATTACTTGAATGCTCAAATCTCGGACTTTAAACATATTGATTTCACTAGAGCAGATAATATTGCTAAACTAAACAAAGGAGCTTCTCTAGAGAATCTGCCACTATTGGCACATGAGCTTACTAGTTCACTGCCTACAGACGTTGAAAAATTTAGAGCTATCTATATGTGGATTTGTCAAAATATAAAAGGTGATAATGCGCAGTTTACTAAAGTGAATAAAAAAAGAAAGAAACTAAAACAAGATTCTATTTCATTTATGAGGTGGAACCATGAATATAAAAAAACTGCTTTTAAAAAATTACTAAAACGCAAAAAAACGATGTGCACAGGATATGCGTATTTAATTAAAGAATTATGTCATTTATCCAATATAACTGCAGAAATTGTGGATGGATATGGTAGATCTGTGGAATCTAACATCAAAACATTAGAAATGGCAAACCATTCTTGGAATGCTGTTCTACTAAATAACAAATGGTATTTATGCGATGCTACTTGGTCTAGTGGTTATTTAAATGAATATAACGCTTTTGTAAGAGCATATAATGATGGTTATTTTTTAACAGATCCTCTACTATTTGGAAAAAATCATTTCCCTATAAAACAAAAATGGTTATTGAATGAAAACATAACAGCGGTTAGTTTTGTAAATGCGCCATTAGTTTATGGAGAAACATTTGAAAATAAGATCACTCCTATCTATCCACAAAATATGGATTTATCTATAACTAAAGATCAAGAGATTACATTTAGTTTTAAATCAAATAAAATTGTTTTAGATAAAAACATTGAATTAATCTACTATGTAGGTATTGAAGAAAGAACATTAGAAATCCACAACAAAGAAAAAAATGATGATATTCAGTCGTTTAAACATACATTTAAAAACAAAGGGGTTTATGATACACATTTAAAAATCAATGGTGATATTGTAGCAACATATACTATTAATGTTACTAAAAGTTAG
- a CDS encoding carboxypeptidase-like regulatory domain-containing protein yields MKNQFSLNIKTPCTENFNDFSSTKRGGFCNSCTREVIDFSKMTSKEIINYFKNNATKNTCGRFNSSQLKTYNYNTKRKSISYISGIAFAFLTLFSFTKTQGQDLKNETRISDNNPSELQAASTQNNITVKGIVSENGVPLPGANIVLQGTNIGTSTDFDGNFEFPIALKKGDVLVFSYIGFTSKKVMIRDQKSANDVALKVNLKMDGCVLMGKVAVKKVYSSKRN; encoded by the coding sequence ATGAAGAATCAATTTAGCTTAAACATCAAAACTCCATGTACTGAAAATTTCAACGACTTTTCCTCGACAAAAAGAGGTGGATTCTGTAATTCTTGCACCAGAGAAGTCATCGATTTCTCTAAGATGACTTCTAAAGAAATCATAAATTATTTTAAAAATAATGCTACAAAAAATACTTGTGGTAGATTTAATAGTAGTCAACTAAAAACATACAACTATAACACAAAGAGAAAAAGTATTAGTTACATAAGTGGTATCGCATTTGCTTTCTTAACCTTGTTTTCATTTACTAAAACACAAGGACAAGATCTAAAAAATGAAACAAGAATCTCTGATAATAATCCTTCAGAACTTCAGGCTGCTAGTACTCAAAACAACATTACTGTAAAAGGTATCGTTTCCGAAAATGGAGTTCCTTTACCCGGCGCCAATATTGTTTTACAAGGAACAAACATAGGTACATCTACTGACTTTGATGGGAATTTCGAATTTCCAATAGCACTTAAAAAAGGAGATGTCTTAGTATTTAGCTATATAGGATTTACCTCTAAAAAGGTAATGATAAGAGATCAAAAATCTGCAAATGATGTTGCCCTAAAAGTAAATTTAAAAATGGATGGTTGTGTATTAATGGGTAAAGTAGCAGTAAAAAAAGTATATAGCTCAAAAAGAAATTAA
- a CDS encoding CPBP family intramembrane glutamic endopeptidase — MNKSFFTTKLTPVIAIVLCYILYLSGYFYIIIAALLLIIASAIEYKKELFSSLGFQRKNLNIKSLLIVAPLLGIGIFLFYGYVMMPIVTYLTGQPIDFSVFEPYKGNLPASLSLLALIWASAAFGEEIVFRGYLMRQFTKFFGSSKISLVINILLFGFVFGWIHAYQGISGQILSGITGMLLAVIFHIRKSDLWFNIAVHGFIDTVALVYMYYGWL, encoded by the coding sequence ATGAATAAAAGCTTTTTCACAACAAAATTAACACCAGTAATCGCAATAGTTCTTTGTTATATTTTATATCTATCAGGATATTTTTACATAATTATAGCCGCTTTGTTATTAATAATAGCTAGTGCTATAGAATACAAGAAAGAACTTTTTAGCTCTTTAGGTTTTCAACGTAAAAATTTAAATATAAAGAGTCTGTTAATCGTAGCACCGCTTTTGGGTATAGGCATCTTCCTATTTTATGGTTATGTAATGATGCCAATCGTTACCTATCTAACAGGGCAACCTATAGATTTTTCTGTATTCGAACCCTATAAAGGAAACTTACCTGCTTCACTAAGTTTACTTGCTCTTATTTGGGCTTCGGCAGCGTTCGGTGAAGAAATTGTATTTAGAGGGTACCTAATGAGACAATTTACTAAGTTTTTTGGATCAAGTAAGATTAGTCTTGTCATTAACATCCTACTATTTGGATTTGTCTTTGGGTGGATACATGCATATCAAGGAATAAGCGGACAGATTTTATCAGGTATTACAGGCATGCTTTTGGCTGTTATTTTTCATATCCGTAAAAGCGATTTATGGTTCAATATTGCTGTTCACGGATTTATAGATACCGTTGCATTAGTCTATATGTATTATGGGTGGCTTTAA
- a CDS encoding LytTR family DNA-binding domain-containing protein produces MKSFIKTIVVFFTKNINFSNFWVRNGVILSVISIVLNHLFEPKHFPFNKDYEFPLFPIVVSIIGGGLMILIARFNFIYFKKKYFTKNISIQLLLRFLFSTLGYITILYFFFYFGLNGLINGIESYSIYHLLTGLSLSLLICTLGIALLFSTDIYNLHKLTTIKGVLKVQQGGKTTLVKYSEIAFIYSENKIVYVTKTDGTSVITDFTLNEVENEVNKQSFYRANRQTILHTRSVEQIKSIENGKLSVLLKPTISDEKAFQINISRYKKQEFMNWFKNKV; encoded by the coding sequence TTGAAATCTTTCATAAAAACAATAGTTGTTTTTTTTACAAAAAACATTAATTTTTCAAATTTCTGGGTTAGAAATGGTGTTATACTTTCTGTAATTTCTATTGTATTAAACCATCTTTTTGAACCAAAACATTTTCCATTTAATAAAGATTATGAATTTCCTTTATTTCCAATAGTGGTTTCTATTATTGGTGGAGGTCTAATGATTCTTATCGCTCGCTTTAATTTTATATATTTTAAAAAGAAATACTTCACTAAAAACATTAGTATACAACTACTTTTACGATTCTTATTTTCAACTTTAGGGTATATTACTATACTATACTTCTTCTTTTATTTTGGTTTAAACGGTTTGATTAATGGAATTGAATCATACAGTATTTATCATTTACTAACAGGACTTTCACTCTCTCTACTAATATGCACTCTAGGAATTGCCCTTTTATTTTCCACCGATATTTACAACCTTCACAAGCTTACCACCATAAAAGGTGTTCTTAAAGTACAACAAGGAGGTAAAACCACCTTGGTTAAGTATTCTGAAATTGCATTTATATATAGTGAAAACAAAATAGTGTATGTAACAAAAACTGATGGCACCTCTGTTATTACGGATTTTACCCTTAACGAAGTTGAAAATGAAGTTAACAAACAAAGTTTTTATAGAGCCAATAGACAAACCATACTTCATACTCGTTCTGTTGAACAAATAAAATCTATAGAAAACGGTAAGTTATCGGTCTTACTCAAACCCACAATTTCTGATGAAAAAGCTTTTCAAATAAATATCAGTAGATATAAAAAACAAGAATTTATGAACTGGTTTAAGAATAAGGTATAA
- a CDS encoding nuclear transport factor 2 family protein, with the protein MEKEIKQVIKAFIKAGEERNIEMYNDVLHQEFRVIANKYPTPDKTSIIPSAGYIALITKKVIGGTKYEVIYNSINITQHSATVRAELKAEKGGQLVTFLLVQNMENRWQIIANMAVQKK; encoded by the coding sequence ATGGAAAAAGAAATCAAACAAGTGATAAAAGCTTTTATAAAAGCTGGCGAAGAACGAAATATAGAAATGTATAATGACGTCCTACACCAAGAGTTTAGAGTTATTGCTAACAAGTATCCAACACCAGACAAAACTTCCATAATTCCGTCAGCTGGTTATATCGCATTAATTACAAAAAAAGTTATCGGCGGGACGAAATATGAAGTAATTTATAATAGCATCAATATTACCCAACATTCAGCAACAGTTAGAGCAGAACTTAAAGCAGAAAAAGGTGGTCAACTTGTAACATTCTTACTTGTTCAAAATATGGAAAACAGATGGCAGATTATAGCTAATATGGCCGTGCAAAAGAAATAG
- a CDS encoding Crp/Fnr family transcriptional regulator — protein sequence MHTENKISLRQTLNKFNELSDAEFSEFLKVCEYNEFTKKDFLLKSGNYNHGIYFIISGAVGLYELIDGKDMYQNFFLENEFANELKSLTTQSPSTKNLIALTETKSYHLSRIKLLELYEKSISFERLGRRLLEHILNGQNEISYVLQSLKPEERYEYVENKRPKLLREVPLTYLASYLGLARETLSRIRARK from the coding sequence ATGCACACCGAAAATAAAATCTCTCTTCGACAAACATTGAATAAATTTAATGAGTTGAGCGATGCGGAATTTTCGGAGTTTCTTAAAGTTTGTGAATACAATGAGTTCACAAAAAAAGATTTTCTACTTAAATCTGGAAATTATAATCATGGAATTTATTTTATCATTTCCGGAGCAGTTGGACTTTATGAGCTTATTGACGGAAAAGATATGTATCAAAACTTCTTTTTGGAGAATGAATTTGCTAATGAACTAAAAAGCCTTACCACACAATCCCCATCGACAAAGAATTTAATTGCACTAACAGAAACAAAATCATATCATTTAAGTAGAATAAAACTACTCGAACTTTATGAAAAATCTATTTCTTTTGAGCGATTGGGTCGCAGACTTTTAGAACATATTTTAAATGGTCAAAATGAAATATCATACGTTCTTCAATCTCTAAAACCAGAAGAACGGTACGAGTATGTAGAAAACAAAAGACCCAAACTTCTAAGAGAGGTACCTCTTACCTATTTAGCCTCTTACTTGGGTTTAGCGCGAGAAACCTTAAGCAGAATTCGGGCAAGAAAATAG
- a CDS encoding cupin domain-containing protein, whose translation MKEKEIIRNGKGDNYNYSQDHCFIKLSSDKTQGELCFVEDTLKPGFYLARHHHKIMTEVFYILEGEVELIFDDETIIAKPGDTITVPPYIWHAASCQEGGKMLTIFKNGQFDLYLEKLSKMSDSDFEDAELMKAISAEFDIYEE comes from the coding sequence ATGAAAGAAAAAGAAATTATAAGAAACGGAAAAGGCGATAATTATAATTACTCTCAGGATCATTGCTTTATTAAGCTTTCTTCTGATAAAACACAGGGAGAGTTATGTTTTGTAGAAGATACCTTAAAACCAGGATTCTATCTGGCCAGACATCATCATAAAATTATGACCGAAGTATTTTATATACTAGAGGGAGAAGTAGAATTAATTTTTGATGATGAAACAATCATTGCAAAACCAGGAGATACGATCACTGTACCTCCTTATATATGGCACGCTGCAAGTTGTCAAGAAGGAGGAAAAATGCTTACAATATTTAAAAATGGTCAATTTGATTTATACTTAGAAAAGCTATCTAAGATGTCTGATAGTGATTTTGAAGATGCTGAACTTATGAAAGCCATATCCGCAGAATTTGATATTTATGAGGAGTAA
- a CDS encoding AraC family transcriptional regulator, whose protein sequence is MKEKIKHVKFDNKTNPKSYFEVVQLEELLNRKLDHDICKNHIVKFYIIIFIIEGNGYHTIDFVDYKYQKGSVLLVRKDQIQKFSKSPNVKGYLLIFTEEFIVSHINKLEALKSFQLFNELISFPKIELDIEENVFSNFYSLIGQIVSEYKLKDEYSISITRSTLHILITKLFRIKFNHGQLPNKKKYLTEFLSLQEMVEKNCFTNKKVMFYAQNMGCSTKTLNNIVQAIVNKPAKNFIDEIAITQIKRLLIGTNASIKEIAYTAGFDDPANFFKYFKKYVKSSPEVFRKSHQ, encoded by the coding sequence GTGAAAGAAAAAATTAAACATGTAAAATTCGACAATAAGACAAATCCTAAATCTTACTTTGAAGTAGTCCAGCTTGAAGAACTACTGAATAGAAAGTTAGATCATGATATTTGCAAAAATCACATTGTCAAATTCTACATCATAATTTTTATTATTGAAGGAAATGGGTATCATACTATTGATTTTGTAGATTACAAATACCAAAAAGGTTCTGTTTTATTAGTTCGAAAAGATCAAATTCAAAAATTCTCAAAAAGCCCTAACGTAAAAGGATATCTACTGATCTTTACAGAAGAATTTATAGTGAGTCATATCAACAAATTAGAAGCTTTAAAATCGTTTCAATTGTTTAATGAATTAATAAGCTTTCCTAAAATTGAATTAGATATCGAAGAAAATGTTTTTTCTAATTTCTACTCTTTAATCGGGCAAATAGTATCAGAGTATAAATTAAAAGATGAGTACTCTATTAGTATTACTCGTAGTACTTTACATATACTAATAACCAAATTATTCCGTATCAAGTTTAACCATGGACAATTACCAAACAAGAAAAAATATTTAACCGAATTCTTATCACTTCAAGAAATGGTAGAAAAGAATTGTTTTACCAATAAAAAAGTAATGTTTTATGCTCAAAACATGGGCTGTTCTACTAAAACACTGAACAATATTGTACAAGCAATAGTTAATAAACCGGCCAAAAACTTCATTGATGAAATCGCCATTACGCAAATAAAAAGATTACTTATTGGCACCAATGCATCAATTAAAGAAATAGCCTACACCGCAGGTTTTGATGATCCAGCTAATTTTTTTAAATATTTCAAAAAATACGTAAAAAGCTCTCCAGAGGTCTTTAGAAAATCACATCAATAA
- a CDS encoding serine hydrolase — translation MKKDSLKQSILLLLITSLINCYSQDNIKNLKGFDISSDSINTFLKTRMDSLHIPGLSIAVINNSNVVYHKTLGYANLEKKLPVTTKTIFEGASMSKSVFSTFVMKFVEEGKLDLDKPLYKYLPYEDIAYDERYKKITARMILSHRSGFPNWRENEDGKKLTIKFDPDTDYEYSGEGYQYLAMVLKHILGTDWNGLETYFQKEIAKPLGLEHTTFIEDEYALQHKAEPYDKDENWIDWKSEYWYKKDKGIFVSSSSIRSEAVDFSKWMIGVMNKKILSETSYKELFKHHSKVTTLSSGLNVYYSLGFITVDSPYNNTYFHGGSNDGFTCWYLMDVEKKWGYVIFTNSMFGEKLGNELWDYFEKEY, via the coding sequence ATGAAAAAAGATTCTCTAAAACAATCCATCTTACTACTATTAATCACCTCATTAATTAACTGTTACTCACAAGACAACATCAAAAACCTAAAAGGTTTTGACATTTCGTCTGATTCCATTAATACGTTCCTTAAGACACGTATGGATTCTTTACATATTCCTGGACTTTCCATAGCGGTAATAAATAATAGTAACGTTGTTTATCATAAAACACTAGGGTACGCCAATCTCGAAAAAAAACTACCAGTTACAACCAAAACAATTTTTGAAGGAGCCTCTATGTCTAAATCCGTTTTTTCAACATTTGTAATGAAGTTTGTCGAAGAAGGAAAACTAGATCTGGATAAACCCCTGTATAAATATCTACCTTACGAAGATATTGCATATGATGAACGTTATAAAAAAATAACCGCTAGAATGATCTTGAGTCATAGATCTGGATTTCCTAATTGGAGAGAGAATGAAGATGGCAAAAAACTTACAATCAAATTTGATCCTGATACAGATTACGAATATTCTGGAGAAGGGTATCAATATTTAGCAATGGTGTTAAAACATATCTTAGGAACTGATTGGAATGGTTTAGAAACTTATTTCCAGAAAGAAATAGCAAAACCTCTAGGATTAGAACATACTACTTTCATTGAAGATGAGTATGCATTGCAACACAAAGCAGAACCCTATGATAAAGATGAGAATTGGATCGATTGGAAAAGTGAGTATTGGTATAAAAAAGATAAAGGCATATTCGTTTCTTCTTCATCTATTCGTTCCGAAGCTGTTGATTTTTCTAAATGGATGATTGGTGTTATGAATAAGAAAATCTTATCCGAAACTAGTTATAAAGAATTATTTAAACATCATTCAAAAGTAACAACCTTATCCTCTGGATTAAATGTATATTATAGTCTAGGGTTTATTACAGTAGATTCACCTTATAACAACACTTACTTTCATGGCGGATCCAATGACGGATTTACTTGTTGGTATTTGATGGATGTCGAAAAAAAATGGGGATATGTAATATTTACTAATTCTATGTTTGGAGAAAAATTGGGAAATGAACTTTGGGATTATTTTGAAAAAGAATACTAA